One window from the genome of Lachancea thermotolerans CBS 6340 chromosome B complete sequence encodes:
- the NAM9 gene encoding mitochondrial 37S ribosomal protein uS4m (similar to uniprot|P27929 Saccharomyces cerevisiae YNL137C NAM9 Mitochondrial ribosomal component of the small subunit) gives MPRKAVLLKSLARGRIRSSFNKYNLFNLYKKGDVDFRSKTLYQQKWTAKQETRAYHGEHMTEGRWQTTFTPKLDSVAQLDASLKGGEIDQTPILLQTFAVLEKRLDFALFRAMFASSVRQARQFILHGNVFVNGIKITQPGYPLKAGDVFNVKPEKVLQALGAKKPSLSEALKIDKLQIAVWNKYVKAIKENPREEWKRKQEKFRAMDDSNPKKQEYMEFVRNYNKSLTAQMESEIKSATKEAILGKAVLAGSSAADPENPLVEEFLTHFYDDKALATKAVECFNELRNTKLIQPDAASKSVAELTEFARTLTNLTEELKNSMSDSSKKSLRAAKNIVSELLTSQDSVIRKLYESKKGSEETLSIPYDPLWAKRIQGHKPIDIKELAEDESKASQLINLPWQKGLYGRQDPSKPYFTPWKPRPFLAPFAILPHHIEVSFKTCHAVYLRDPVARPGQSEVISPFGLPVHERAYMYYVRNGK, from the coding sequence ATGCCAAGGAAGGCCGTTCTGCTAAAGTCCTTAGCCCGTGGACGAATCCGCTCTTCGTTCAACAAATACAATCTCTTCAACCTTTACAAGAAGGGCGATGTGGATTTCAGATCGAAAACACTTTACCAGCAGAAGTGGACCGCGAAGCAGGAGACGAGGGCTTACCACGGAGAGCATATGACCGAGGGAAGATGGCAGACGACTTTCACTCCAAAGCTTGATTCTGTTGCTCAACTGGACGCTTCTCTGAAAGGTGGGGAAATTGATCAAACTCCAATTCTATTGCAGACATTTGCGGTTCTGGAGAAGAGGCTCGACTTTGCGCTTTTCAGAGCGATGTTTGCTTCATCTGTAAGACAGGCGCGCCAGTTTATTTTGCACGGGAACGTTTTCGTTAACGGCATCAAGATCACGCAGCCGGGCTACCCACTGAAAGCTGGAGACGTATTCAATGTCAAGCCTGAGAAGGTATTACAAGCTTTGGGTGCCAAGAAGCCAAGTTTAAGtgaggctttgaaaatcGACAAGCTTCAGATCGCTGTGTGGAATAAATATGTCAAGGCCATAAAAGAAAATCCAAGGGAGGAGTGGAAACGGAAACAAGAGAAGTTCAGGGCTATGGATGATTCTAATCCTAAGAAACAGGAGTACATGGAGTTTGTGAGAAATTACAACAAATCATTGACAGCTCAAATGGAGTCTGAAATTAAAAGTGCGACCAAGGAAGCCATTCTGGGTAAAGCAGTTTTGGCCGGGTCATCTGCGGCGGATCCCGAGAATCCACTTGTTGAAGAGTTTCTGACACACTTCTACGACGACAAGGCCCTTGCCACAAAGGCAGTTGAGTGCTTCAATGAATTGAGAAACACAAAGCTTATCCAGCCAGATGCCGCTTCAAAATCCGTTGCGGAACTTACCGAGTTTGCAAGAACCCTAACGAACTTAACAGAGGAACTGAAGAACAGCATGTCTGACAGCTCCAAGAAATCTTTACGAGCCGCTAAAAACATCGTCTCGGAGCTTTTGACGTCACAAGACAGCGTCATCAGAAAGCTATATGAGTCGAAAAAGGGAAGTGAAGAAACCTTATCAATTCCTTACGACCCTTTGTGGGCTAAAAGGATTCAAGGTCATAAACCAATTGATATCAAGGAATTGGCGGAAGACGAAAGCAAGGCCAGCCAACTCATAAATTTACCTTGGCAAAAAGGACTATATGGACGTCAAGACCCTTCAAAGCCATACTTCACTCCATGGAAGCCTCGGCCCTTCTTGGCGCCATTTGCCATTCTTCCTCACCACATCGaggtttctttcaagacctGCCACGCGGTGTATCTGAGGGATCCAGTTGCTAGGCCGGGTCAATCGGAGGTGATATCTCCATTTGGGTTGCCAGTCCACGAGCGTGCGTACATGTACTACGTTAGAAATGGTAAATAA
- the SRV2 gene encoding adenylate cyclase-binding protein (similar to uniprot|P17555 Saccharomyces cerevisiae YNL138W SRV2 Adenylyl cyclase-associated protein N-terminal domain appears to be involved in cellular responsiveness to RAS): MSDPSNFAIQGFNLSKLLKRLEDATARLEDVTLYQEGYIQTKLEDLSVRGSSNEVEQKKTDHVTVEIPKSLPEKAEEQTEEESASVKGFRSIIDSRIEPLYQLSEKIDPVVAKSIKHLQGAFEAQLSFLRVVSLSKKPDFGSESFIKALQPLNEQIMAIGELKDENRQSKYFAYLNSVAEGAPLLSWIGVETPMSLIGDFKDAAQFWTNRILKDFKELDPSSVEWVKGFLAIFDDLKSYVKEYHTTGPSWNNASGIEFAEAVAKIEGQSSKAVPSSTAPNASQGSGAPPPPPPPPAPPASVFEAQADKSENAGISAVFDELNQGENITKSLKKVDKSQQTHKNPALRASSATPSARTPPPKPKKPTTLKTKKPARKELVGNKWFIEGYENVETPITIEVNKDESVYIGNCSNVFVKIEGKVNAVSVSETERCNVVLESSVSGMDIIKSVKFAVQVEQSLPQISIDKSDDGTIYLSKESLNAEIFTSCTTSVNVNLPIGEEGDFVEFPVPEQLKHSFADGKLKTTVYEHAG; this comes from the coding sequence ATGTCGGATCCCAGTAACTTTGCTATCCAGGGCTTCAACCTctccaaacttttgaagaggttgGAAGATGCTACTGCGAGGCTAGAAGATGTCACCTTATATCAGGAAGGATATATTCAGACAAAGCTGGAAGACTTGAGTGTGAGAGGAAGCTCCAACGAGGTTGAACAGAAAAAGACTGACCATGTTACTGTTGAGATACCAAAATCTCTCCCTGAGAAAGCGGAAGAGCAGACAGAGGAAGAATCAGCAAGCGTAAAAGGTTTTAGATCCATCATTGACTCTAGAATCGAACCTCTTTATCAGCTTTCAGAGAAAATTGATCCAGTCGTTGCGAAGTCTATCAAACATCTTCAGGGTGCTTTCGAGGCCCAATTGTCTTTCCTGCGGGTTGTTTCGTTGTCAAAGAAGCCCGATTTTGGTTCTGAAAGCTTCATTAAAGCTTTACAGCCTCTAAACGAACAGATAATGGCAATTGGCGAGCTGAAAGACGAAAATCGCCAAAGCAAGTACTTTGCGTACCTAAACTCAGTTGCAGAAGGAGCCCCACTTTTGAGCTGGATCGGTGTAGAGACGCCAATGTCTTTGATTGGAGACTTCAAGGACGCCGCACAATTTTGGACCAATAGAATCCTCAAGGATTTCAAAGAGTTGGACCCTAGCAGTGTTGAATGGGTGAAGGGTTTTCTAGCGATATTTGATGATCTCAAAAGTTATGTGAAGGAGTACCACACTACTGGACCTTCATGGAATAATGCCAGTGGTATCGAATTCGCAGAAGCTGTGGCCAAAATTGAAGGGCAGAGCTCTAAGGCGGTCCCAAGTTCGACTGCGCCAAACGCCTCTCAGGGCTCTGGAGctccaccaccaccacctccGCCACCAGCTCCCCCAGCTTCTGTTTTCGAAGCACAAGCAGACAAGTCTGAGAATGCAGGTATAAGTGCTGTATTTGACGAGCTGAACCAGGGAGAGAATATTACGAAATCCCTAAAGAAAGTTGACAAGTCTCAGCAGACCCACAAAAATCCTGCGCTTCGTGCCTCCAGTGCAACACCTTCTGCCAGAACCCCACCACCAAAGCCCAAAAAACCAACGACCTTGAAGACTAAAAAACCTGCAAGAAAGGAACTTGTGGGCAACAAGTGGTTTATCGAGGGCTATGAAAACGTAGAAACTCCAATCACTATCGAAGTCAACAAGGACGAGTCTGTGTACATCGGGAATTGCAGCAATGTTTTTGTAAAGATTGAAGGTAAGGTTAATGCAGTCTCGGTGAGCGAGACTGAGCGTTGTAATGTTGTTCTGGAGAGCAGCGTGTCTGGAATGGACATTATCAAGTCCGTGAAATTTGCTGTTCAAGTTGAACAGTCACTCCCTCAAATAAGTATCGATAAAAGCGATGACGGTACCATCTACTTGAGCAAGGAGTCATTAAATGCAGAGATCTTCACCTCCTGTACAACTTCAGTCAACGTCAATCTCCCAATTGGTGAAGAGGGCGATTTTGTAGAGTTCCCAGTTCCTGAGCAACTCAAACACAGCTTTGCTGAtggaaagctgaaaacCACTGTTTATGAGCATGCAGGTTAG
- a CDS encoding uncharacterized protein (weakly similar to uniprot|P38833 Saccharomyces cerevisiae YHR127W (H)igh copy (S)uppressor of (N)34 dominant negative allele of SEC4), which translates to MAVKRSARDKSHAKQQNSRGKSGQNNFKGKSLLERLTLPYDTKKHVNARASSEKPGLRVVDGKLLSANDVGVLLRDAAKRTDAKKKPMKPRQGLKTTVRRTERVVRRREPARASVPVPKPYGKDLHLSVSGHSSDARFLRIRNLPLGSNSQVLTTLVENVTGAKVSKSSLVDLPSGSVTAELWLGNANNKLLADVRRQLDGANVDGRVVSVEISST; encoded by the coding sequence ATGGCAGTTAAGAGATCAGCTAGAGATAAAAGCCACGCGAAGCAACAAAACTCGCGTGGAAAGTCAGGCCAAAATAACTTCAAAGGCAAGTCTCTGCTAGAGAGGCTGACACTTCCCTACGATACTAAAAAGCACGTCAATGCTAGAGCTAGCAGTGAGAAACCGGGACTTCGTGTAGTGGATGGCAAATTACTGAGCGCAAACGACGTTGGTGTTCTTTTGAGGGACGCTGCAAAGCGTACAgatgccaagaagaagcctATGAAACCTCGCCAAGGCTTGAAGACCACAGTAAGGCGCACCGAGCGCGTGGTCAGAAGGCGTGAACCAGCGCGGGCTTCCGTTCCAGTGCCAAAGCCCTACGGAAAAGACCTTCACTTATCTGTTAGTGGCCACAGCTCCGATGCGCGCTTTCTCAGAATACGAAACCTTCCGCTAGGGTCAAACTCGCAGGTCTTGACAACCCTGGTAGAAAATGTGACTGGGGCAAAAGTGTCAAAGTCGTCGCTGGTTGACCTGCCTTCAGGATCTGTGACTGCGGAACTCTGGCTCGGCAATGCAAACAACAAGTTACTGGCTGACGTCAGGCGCCAGCTCGATGGAGCTAATGTTGACGGGCGTGTTGTCTCCGTGGAAATCTCCTCCACCTGA
- the YSF3 gene encoding U2 snRNP complex subunit YSF3 (similar to uniprot|P0C074 Saccharomyces cerevisiae YNL138W-A RCP10), protein MSDKHRQKQLFQAMKQKHLGLGTEATTTEEWMTHVHRDTYYSLASHSSMLEYLALSQGDSSKRVTELRLIEKMCGGLSSKRARGENRAEIPFKQTK, encoded by the exons ATG TCCGACAAACATAGACAGAAGCAGCTGTTTCAGGCTATGAAACAGAAGCACTTAGGCTTGGGGACAGAGGCAACAACAACCGAAGAATGGATGACTCATGTACATAGAGACACCTACTATAGTTTGGCTTCACATAGCTCAATGTTGGAGTACTTGGCACTCTCGCAAGGGGACTCTAGCAAAAGAGTAACAGAGCTGCGATTGATTGAGAAGATGTGTGGCGGACTCAGTAGTAAGCGCGCACGCGGAGAAAATCGGGCGGAAATACCTTTTAAACAAACAAAATAG
- the THO2 gene encoding Tho2p (similar to uniprot|P53552 Saccharomyces cerevisiae YNL139C RLR1 Required for LacZ RNA expression from certain plasmids suppressor of the Transcriptional (T) defect of Hpr1 (H) by Overexpression (O) plays a role in transcription elongation by RNA polymerase II Involved in transcription) has product MHLFSNRAYQTFPNSTASLQTVIMSALCSRINALSNAHSSIFQEGLQLAQIEDQNWELFTQEVINNLKSSSDQADKKNRVQSVLYEIVLLSSESNTQRPLDSEKVLQLIKDMHAVEGAKTARLLSSLINSFPEKSEKLVEIMVSLDFMESELCTYITDDKLLERTAKFTVKERALFRKSLLDTRYIIQKYNLLSEHPIGFSELITLLVIAYSDPTSAERARSYWQEACSIVGKYSLDPLRALDVILMVSSRYITKGYPFLLEFLKESDYWPATEANHTSFDNLHIGGNMTASQLLSMHLNDTKVDVTFYDMTCLLVRANFVSFSSIFENLGPNEDQIQKFADQYFSDMEEDSMKGVLNPLAMAAALVDDSEESENPAPADSQKESDQEEELSDEEKQARKMREQEEILGSGKMFFMQRLLAHGIFTPFFSAFGRYQRFLLTSPELLKLYLKLFDHIITPIYETTAFFNSAKQSTAGKQNFSATHTALPPFDKKNSSEFYFSGRMQELPQVNNVEQLIKVSHEWLSILGPHVAYDPVIVSKLCRIGLKDIERSSRNPDTLSIWLDFTRKFIFVSLPLLTDNLVVINEVFVLLQSFDFEKRYFLYNEMISKTSQDNVFVKAKWNESSREAKSALKSLSNDNIGEKGRFVAKLISKNPLSTLEPVMNQLENYDKVSDLVVETSLYYSPYAYDVLQYAIILRLASGRQALQENGVYVTMWVQRLAFFIASLAKHSPKMDIGNIIQLVVKKLHKGDMVGVTVIKELTSRVSGVKSINDLSPKQLVMLNSGQPLQESARSIIRDTRGENKGPALRLLSVFIKQQSLSEVIILLYRMQSSMVDTDLHYKVLSSRIDEISLLLWSFIDMSKYFLGFEKFSRNIASFDQLVNHYGVSIEWAFLIWRDHYDTCASEGTEAEREFRETIEKPNFVPTEFQNGSRTLFTDFWRLSLYDLCFEKDLYDEEKHQLERSMQQLKLGKKKREISKMLENVMSSRIAHQRAHNKCVERLRGQPMDIEQLKAPEVLKPFLQYCLIPRVLFSPSDALYAVSFLWEAFASSGSLDVFENMVSARILNALLFSSTSLEASNLGLFFATLLEKFEILRKSNKLSNDDLKRIYVIQTIIVDDVIDLISEKNYMSIRNGIEFMKYLSTVFPVVKVHILQVIQAIEKLISIDEREDIQLPSNALIGHLKARLKDSLKLEDFYQMSEEDKKIYRVDEKEEIAQYERAILEEQEEAKLKQISEREIEDSKKSMNEQRLKVDDDEHSRTAYGARIRKEPLLPMHEVLNEMTDVLKCLETTGTSYLNRHIRNRSVLTELRQIEQGTARRPREYKARLAELFEAYFMNLTSSPNNEKFKQCLNDVIKACRSITNPHTIEKSQPGRRQPAIAYDDEAVPRAQASKRAGAKATTEETKRTSRYEGSTETKLQKTISRPHQSEKEPQDDNSGSNAQRGARSQNSGPSNRTGSRYDPTSSSRPQDNGIQKKAQSPILRGHSQNANPVDRGVPRSNAPVARGKVSSARGTPGSATSEKELSSRNAPPLDDRARPLKFQSSEKPTPKPAASFGSRYEASPNQIQIGERRKIGGSNQEVIKRSRDESPSSYPSKRARQESDQGRDKFEGRSFGRRDTNYRDRYSGKQNDATSERRTDKYSSTLSSRLRGQDYRQNKANQTNQGGQTPKAPESRYRK; this is encoded by the coding sequence ATGCATTTATTTTCAAATCGGGCATATCAGACTTTTCCAAACAGCACAGCTAGCCTTCAAACGGTGATAATGAGTGCATTATGCTCCCGCATAAACGCTCTTTCTAATGCTCACTCCagcatttttcaagaggGCCTACAACTAGCTCAAATAGAAGACCAAAATTGGGAGCTGTTCACACAGGAAGTAATAAACAACTtaaagagcagcagcgacCAAGCTGACAAGAAAAACCGGGTACAATCGGTACTCTATGAAATAGTTCTTCTTAGCTCGGAAAGCAACACCCAGCGGCCTCTGGATTCCGAAAAGGTTCTTCAACTGATCAAGGACATGCATGCCGTTGAGGGCGCTAAGACGGCAAGGCTTCTAAGTTCACTAATAAACAGTTTCCCCGAAAAGTCTGAGAAGCTAGTGGAGATCATGGTGTCTCTAGATTTTATGGAGAGTGAACTGTGTACATACATCACAGACGACAAACTTTTGGAGAGGACTGCTAAATTTACGGTGAAAGAGCGAGCGCTTTTCAGGAAGAGCCTCTTGGACACGAGGTATATTATCCAGAAATACAACTTGCTGAGCGAGCATCCAATAGGCTTCTCAGAGCTGATTACCCTTTTGGTAATCGCCTACAGCGACCCAACTAGCGCTGAGCGCGCTAGGTCTTACTGGCAGGAAGCCTGCTCCATAGTCGGAAAATACTCCCTAGATCCATTGCGCGCTCTGGATGTTATTCTTATGGTTTCTTCGCGTTACATCACCAAAGGTTACCCATTCCTCCTAGAGTTTCTTAAAGAGTCCGATTACTGGCCGGCAACGGAAGCAAATCACACTTCATTCGATAATTTACATATTGGGGGAAACATGACAGCATCTCAACTTCTGAGCATGCATCTAAATGACACAAAGGTGGATGTCACCTTTTATGATATGACCTGCCTGTTGGTTAGAGCAAACTTCGTATCTTTTTCGTCTATTTTTGAGAACTTGGGGCCTAACGAAGACCAAATACAAAAGTTCGCGGATCAATACTTCTCAGATATGGAAGAAGATAGTATGAAAGGCGTATTAAATCCTTTAGCTATGGCAGCCGCTTTGGTTGACGACAGCGAAGAGAGCGAGAATCCCGCTCCGGCCGATTCTCAAAAGGAGAGTGAtcaagaagaggagcttTCTGATgaggaaaaacaagctcgaaaaatgagagagcaagaagaaatatTGGGAAGTGGCAAGATGTTCTTCATGCAAAGGCTCTTGGCCCATGGAATTTTTACCCCATTTTTCTCTGCATTTGGCAGGTACCAACGGTTTCTCTTAACAAGCCCTGAACTACTGAAGCTCTACTTAAAGCTATTCGATCACATTATAACGCCCATCTATGAGACAACtgctttcttcaattcAGCAAAACAAAGTACCGCAGGGAAACAGAATTTCTCTGCAACGCATACAGCTCTTCCTCCCTTCGATAAGAAGAATAGTTCAGAATTTTATTTTAGCGGCCGCATGCAAGAGCTTCCTCAAGTCAATAATGTCGAGCAGCTTATCAAAGTGTCTCATGAATGGTTAAGTATCTTGGGACCTCATGTTGCCTATGATCCTGTAATCGTTTCCAAGTTGTGCAGGATAGGATTGAAAGACATTGAAAGGAGTTCCAGGAATCCTGACACTCTTTCCATATGGCTCGATTTTACCAGGAAGTTTATCTTTGTCTcgctgccgctgctcaCGGATAATCTTGTTGTAATCAACGAGGTTTTTGTCCTGCTCCAAagttttgactttgagaaaaggTACTTCCTTTACAATGAAATGATATCGAAAACATCGCAAGATAACGTTTTTGTTAAGGCTAAGTGGAACGAATCTTCGCGAGAGGCCAAAAGTGCTCTCAAGTCTTTGAGTAATGACAATATCGGCGAAAAAGGGAGGTTTGTCGCTAAActcatttcaaaaaacccTCTCAGTACATTAGAGCCCGTAATGAACCAACTGGAAAACTACGATAAAGTATCGGATCTAGTGGTCGAAACATCATTGTACTATAGTCCCTACGCATACGATGTCTTGCAATATGCTATTATACTGAGATTAGCTTCTGGAAGGCAagctttacaagaaaacGGCGTTTATGTTACTATGTGGGTCCAAAGGCTAGCATTCTTCATAGCAAGCCTTGCAAAGCATTCTCCTAAAATGGATATTGGGAACATCATTCAGCTTGTGGTGAAAAAACTTCACAAGGGCGACATGGTAGGCGTCACAGTGATCAAGGAATTGACCTCGAGAGTGAGCGGGGTCAAATCAATTAATGATCTAAGTCCAAAACAACTTGTGATGCTCAACTCTGGACAGCCTCTCCAAGAGTCGGCTAGATCAATTATAAGGGACACGAGAGGCGAGAATAAGGGCCCTGCATTAAGACTACTGAGTGTCTTCATAAAACAACAATCTCTATCTGAAGTTATCATTCTGCTTTACAGAATGCAAAGCTCTATGGTCGACACAGACCTTCATTATAAGGTCCTTTCCTCAAGGATCGACGAAATCAGCCTTTTACTGTGGTCGTTTATTGACATGAGCAAATACTTTCTTGGCTTCGAAAAGTTTTCTAGGAACATTGCATCTTTCGACCAACTGGTTAACCATTACGGCGTTTCTATCGAGTGGGCGTTTCTCATATGGAGGGACCACTATGATACCTGCGCAAGCGAAGGAACGGAAGCTGAAAGAGAGTTCCGCGAGACAATCGAAAAACCCAATTTCGTACCTACTGAGTTTCAGAATGGCTCACGCACTCTATTTACAGATTTTTGGAGGCTATCGCTTTACGACTtatgctttgaaaaggatCTTTatgacgaagaaaaacatCAGCTTGAAAGGTCGATGCAGCAGCTTAAGCttggcaagaaaaagcgcgaaatttcaaaaatgttagAAAATGTCATGTCGAGTAGAATCGCGCATCAAAGGGCCCATAACAAATGCGTAGAACGGCTCAGAGGACAACCTATGGACATTGAACAATTAAAAGCACCCGAGGTACTGAAACCATTTCTACAGTACTGCTTAATTCCCAGGGTACTTTTCTCTCCATCTGACGCATTGTATGCCGTCAGCTTTCTTTGGGAGGCTTTCGCCTCTTCGGGCTCATTAGATGTATTTGAAAACATGGTCAGCGCTCGAATACTCAATGCGCTGCTTTTCTCTTCCACAAGCTTGGAAGCGAGCAACTTGGGGCTTTTCTTCGCTACATTGCTGGAGAAGTTTGAAATCTTGAGAAAATCAAATAAACTCTCTAATGATGACCTCAAAAGGATATATGTCATACAAACTATCATTGTGGATGATGTGATTGATTTGATTTCAGAGAAAAACTACATGTCCATTCGAAACGGTATTGAATTTATGAAGTACCTTTCAACTGTTTTTCCCGTTGTTAAAGTTCATATATTGCAAGTGATTCAAGCAATTGAAAAGCTAATTTCAATTgatgaaagagaagacATCCAGCTGCCAAGCAATGCGCTAATCGGGCATTTAAAGGCACGCCTAAAAGACTCCTTGAAACTCGAAGATTTCTACCAGATGAGTGAAGAagataaaaaaatttaCCGTGTagatgaaaaagaggaaattGCACAATATGAGCGTGCAATACTTGAGGAGCAGGAAGAAGCTAAATTAAAGCAGATCTCTGAGAGGGAAATTGAAGATAGTAAAAAAAGCATGAATGAACAGAGGTTGAAAGTTGACGATGATGAACACAGTCGAACAGCCTACGGTGCACGAATCCGTAAAGAGCCCTTGTTGCCAATGCACGAAGTTTTGAATGAAATGACAGATGTTTTAAAATGCTTGGAGACGACTGGTACAAGTTATTTGAATCGTCATATAAGGAATAGGTCCGTTTTGACGGAACTGAGGCAGATTGAACAAGGTACCGCCCGAAGACCTAGGGAATACAAAGCCCGTTTAGCTGAGTTGTTCGAGGCATATTTCATGAATCTTACAAGCTCTCCTAATAacgagaagttcaagcaaTGCTTAAATGATGTTATCAAAGCTTGCAGGTCAATTACGAACCCGCACACAATAGAGAAGTCTCAGCCCGGCAGGCGACAGCCAGCAATCGCGTATGATGACGAAGCTGTGCCAAGAGcgcaagcttcaaagcgaGCAGGGGCCAAAGCCACCACCGAAGAAACAAAACGGACATCGCGTTACGAAGGTTCCACAGAGACCAAACTTCAAAAGACCATCTCGAGACCTCATCAAAGCGAGAAAGAACCTCAAGATGATAATTCTGGATCCAACGCTCAACGAGGAGCTAGAAGTCAAAACTCGGGGCCCAGCAATCGTACTGGGTCGAGATACGATCCGACTTCGTCTTCAAGACCACAAGATAACGGCATACAGAAGAAAGCGCAATCGCCAATACTGCGAGGGCACTCACAAAACGCTAACCCAGTCGATAGAGGAGTACCTAGGAGCAACGCTCCTGTTGCAAGGGGTAAAGTTTCTTCCGCTAGAGGAACTCCAGGTTCTGCCACTAGCGAGAAGGAGCTATCTTCGAGGAATGCGCCCCCATTAGATGACAGAGCTCGACCTCTtaaatttcaaagttctgAAAAACCAACACCTAAGcctgctgcttcttttggaagcaGATATGAAGCCTCGCCTAATCAGATTCAAATTGGTGAAAGACGGAAAATTGGTGGCTCAAACCAAGAGGTCATCAAACGTTCCAGAGATGAAAGCCCTTCTAGTTACCCATCAAAGAGAGCTAGACAGGAGTCTGACCAGGGTCGCGATAAATTCGAGGGCCGCTCATTTGGAAGACGAGACACTAACTACAGAGATCGTTATTCAGGGAAGCAAAATGATGCTACTAGTGAAAGGCGCACAGACAAATACTCAAGTACTCTGTCTTCGAGATTAAGAGGGCAAGACTATCGGCAAAACAAGGCTAACCAAACAAACCAAGGTGGCCAAACACCAAAAGCTCCTGAAAGCAGGTACAGGAAATAG
- the INN1 gene encoding Inn1p (weakly similar to uniprot|P53901 Saccharomyces cerevisiae YNL152W Protein required for cell viability), giving the protein MSTVSASAFGGANGLLEVYVSRARDLPNLRKLDKQSPFVRLRISHMTETSDVAFRGGQTPKFDYYAKFDLTPDVKPALAVEVFDDRSPPKLIGQCAVDLTPALYKDPEDGHDDWFPLSFGSEEAGEIYLELTFHPLIPTSRLQRHRNDGISAFEESLASRPPPPLPAKLPSFQLEKRHDEVTHNNTYSHASNLSQTLLSEPERISFGQSVSSKRMPNLDVSVASNSTFASQATNETHESHATVATSGTTEPLFAKLKQLKEKWNSIKNPGKDQQDHDKKVDLEALQKVVGVEPEEFNQDERGFRRVTDVSTQASKLVTQPPLPRLPDQSSRRTSIESRALPTSRPNSCINETSPKLPPLPRSPSSRPDLRTRTAPNSPVRRKPPPKW; this is encoded by the coding sequence ATGTCCACAGTATCTGCTAGTGCTTTTGGAGGTGCTAATGGACTTTTGGAAGTTTACGTGAGCAGAGCAAGAGACTTACCGAATCTTAGAAAGCTTGACAAGCAGAGCCCTTTCGTTCGATTGAGAATCTCGCACATGACAGAGACATCAGATGTTGCATTTCGAGGCGGCCAGACCCCTAAGTTTGACTACTATGCAAAATTTGACCTGACTCCAGATGTTAAGCCTGCTTTGGCGGTTGAGGTATTCGATGATAGATCACCACCTAAGTTGATTGGACAGTGCGCTGTTGACTTGACCCCTGCACTTTACAAGGACCCAGAAGATGGGCACGACGATTGGTTCCCATTGTCTTTCGGAAGTGAAGAGGCGGGCGAAATTTACCTGGAACTTACGTTCCATCCGCTTATACCGACCTCAAGGCTGCAAAGACACAGAAATGATGGTATAAGCGCCTTCGAGGAATCCCTAGCGAGTAGGCCCCCGCCACCCTTGCCTGCTAAGCTGCCGTCTTttcaacttgaaaagcgcCATGATGAAGTAACGCACAACAACACGTATTCTCATGCCTCCAACCTAAGTCAGACGTTACTTTCCGAACCCGAGAGGATCTCCTTTGGTCAAAGTGTTTCCTCGAAGAGAATGCCTAATCTGGATGTTTCCGTTGCCTCAAACAGCACTTTTGCATCGCAGGCCACCAACGAAACACATGAAAGTCATGCCACAGTAGCAACTTCAGGAACAACGGAACCGCTGTTTGCAAAGCTGAAGCaactcaaagaaaagtgGAATTCTATAAAAAACCCCGGCAAGGATCAGCAAGACCACGATAAGAAAGTCGATCTTGAGGCATTACAGAAAGTGGTTGGGGTGGAGCCGGAGGAGTTCAATCAGGATGAACGAGGTTTTCGAAGAGTTACCGATGTCTCAACGCAAGCTTCGAAATTAGTCACGCagcctcctcttcctcgcttGCCTGAtcaaagctctcgaagAACCAGTATAGAGAGTAGAGCGCTACCTACGAGTCGACCAAATTCATGCATCAATGAGACGTCTCCAAAACTCCCACCacttccaagaagcccgtCATCAAGACCAGATCTTAGAACGAGAACTGCACCTAATTCGCCAGTCAGGAGAAAGCCTCCACCCAAATGGTGA